The following are encoded together in the Neofelis nebulosa isolate mNeoNeb1 chromosome 9, mNeoNeb1.pri, whole genome shotgun sequence genome:
- the DEFB124 gene encoding beta-defensin 124 produces the protein MTQLLLLIVALLVLGHVPPGRSEFKRCWKGQGACRTYCTRHETYMHMCPDASLCCVAYGIRPLPSKTESV, from the exons ATGACGCAGCTGCTTCTGCTGATTGTGGCCCTCCTGGTCCTGGGTCATGTGCCACCAG GGAGAAGTGAATTCAAGCGGTGCTGGAAAGGCCAAGGGGCCTGCCGAACTTACTGTACGAGGCATGAAACCTACATGCACATGTGCCCAGATGCCTCCCTGTGCTGTGTCGCCTATGGAATCAGGCCTCTGCCCTCTAAGACTGAATCTGTGTAG
- the REM1 gene encoding GTP-binding protein REM 1 isoform X3, which produces MTLNTQQEAKTPLRRRASTPLPLSARGHQPGLLCTAPSTKSQHPRLGQSASLNPPPRQPSPAPNGWSSESSDSEGSWEALYRVVLLGDPGVGKTSLASLFAGKQERDLHEQLGEDVYERTLTVDGEDTTLVVMDTWEAEKRIIHAHCRTLKKYNQREGCKHHREPISDESWSQDSCLQVGSAYVIVYSIADRGSFESASELRIQLRRTHQADHVPIILVGNKADLARCREVSVEGQNLKNMETESQRR; this is translated from the exons ATGACACTAAACACCCAGCAAGAAGCAAAGACCCCCCTGCGTCGGCGAGCCAGCACTCCACTGCCCTTGTCCGCCCGGGGCCACCAACCTGGCCTCCTGTGTACAGCACCTTCCACAAAATCCCAGCATCCCCGGCTGGGCCAGTCAGCCTCCCTCAATCCTCCCCCCCGGCAACCTTCACCTGCCCCCAATGGTTGGTCCTCTGAATCCAGCGACTCTGAAGGCTCCTGGGAGGCCCTCTACCGCGTGGTACTGCTTGGAGATCCTGGCGTAGGGAAGACCAGCCTGGCCAGCCTCTTTGCAGGGAAGCAAGAGCGAGACCTCCATGAACAGCTTGGAG AAGATGTGTACGAGAGGACCCTCACGGTGGATGGAGAGGATACCACGCTGGTGGTCATGGACACCTGGGAGGCTGAGAAACGG ATAATACATGCTCACTGTAGAACTTTGAAGAAATACAACCAGAGAGAAGGATGTAAACATCACCGGGAGCCTATCTCA GATGAAAGCTGGAGCCAGGATTCATGCCTGCAGGTGGGCAGCGCCTATGTCATCGTGTATTCCATCGCAGACAGAGGCAGCTTCGAGAGTGCCTCTGAGCTCCGCATTCAGCTGCGGCGCACGCATCAGGCCGACCATGTGCCCATCATCCTGGTGGGCAACAAGGCTGACCTGGCACGCTGCCGGGAAGTCTCCGTGGAAG GgcaaaatctaaaaaatatggaaactgaGAGCCAGAGAAGGTAA